CCACTGGTCCTGGCGTTCTTCTGGCTACGGCCGCTGACCGTGGTGGTGATCGCCGTCGTGGCGGTGCTCATCCTCCAGGTCCGCAGCCGGATCTCGCCCACCAAGCTCTGGTTCAACGTCGCCAAGGCGGGCGCGTCGGCCTCGCTCGCCGGGCTGGTGCTGACCGCGCTGCCTCCCCTGGAGGAGATCAGCAGTCCGGGCACCTGGCTCACCCTCTTCGGCGTGGTCAGCGTGAACACCCTGGCCGGTCTGGCGGCGGTCAGCGGGGTGATCTCCCTGGTGCACGGCTGGCCGGCCGGCTGGGAGGTGATCCGCACCGGCGGTCCGCAGCTGCTCAGCTCGGCGGTCAACGTGATCGTCGGCCTGGTGGTGCTGATCGCGATCGAGACGAACTGGTGGGCGCTGGTCCTGATCGCCGTGCTCGCGGTCGCGCTGGTGGTGGTGTACCGCTCCTACGCGCAGTTCTTCCGCCAGCACCGCACGCTCGGCGACATGTACGAGCTGACCCGGGCGATGACCGCCAGCGGGCAGGACGGCACCCTCATCGACGTGCTGCTCGGCCGGATCCGCAAGCTCATGCAGGCCGAGTACGCGGTCCTCTGGCTGCCCGCCCAGGGCCGGCACTCCGAGGTCATGCTGACCGCCCGGGTGGACAGCTCCGGTCTGCTCGACGTCGCGCCGACCCCGGCGGTGGTCCGGGAGGAGGCCCGCCGGCTGCGGCGCACGCTGGCCTGGGGCGTCCGGCTCGACGGCGGCGAGCGGTTGCAGGCCGTGCTGCGCAACAGCGGGGTCAAGGACGTCATCGCGGTGCCGCTGCGCTCGGGTCAGGCGGTGATCGGCACCCTGGAGGTGGTGAACCGGCTCAGCGACCTGGGCCACTTCACCGCCGACGACGTGCCGGTCTTCGAGACGGTGGCCGCGCACGCCGCGGTCGCCCTGGAGAACAACCGCCTGGTCGACCGGCTGCGCCACGACGCGTACCACGACGGGTTGACCAAGCTGCCCAACCGCCGGCGGATCACCGAGGCGCTCGGTGAGGCGGTGCGGATCCGGGCCCCCGGCGAGGTGGTCGCCGTCCTGCTCTTCGACGTCGACGACCTGCGTCAGGTCAACGAGTCCCTGGGGCACGCCGCCGGGGACTCCGTCCTCACCGAGGTCGCCGCGCGGCTGCGCGCCTCGGCGCCGGCCGCCGCCCTGGTGGGCCGGCTCGGCGGGGACGAGTTCCTGGTGACCCTGCGGGTGGAGAGCGCCGACGCGGCCCTGGAGCTGGCCGCCGGGCTGCGCGAGCAGATCCGCGACGAGATGGTCTTCGAGGCGCTCACCCTGGACGTGAACACCGCGGTCGGCGTCGCCGTCTACCCCGACCACGGCGCGGACCCGACCACCCTGCTGCAACGGGTGGACCTGGCGGCGACGGCGGCGAAGTCCGTGCCCGGCAGCGTCCAACTGTTCAACCCGGCGCTGGAGTCCCGGTCGCTGCGCCGGCTCGGTATCGCCGGTGACCTGCGCCGGGCGTTGGACTCCGGCGAGGTGGAGGTCTACTTCCAGCCCAAGGTGACGCTGCGGGACCGCCGGCTGGTCGGGGTGGAGTGCCTGGCCCGCTGGGAGCATCCGGCGCACGGCACGGTCATGCCTGAGGATTTCGTCGCGGTGGCCGAGCACACCGGCCAGCTCGGCCGGTTGACCGAGCTGGTGTTGCGGGAGGGGCTGCGGCGCAGCCGGGACTGGGCGCACGCCGATCAGCCGCTCTCCGTCGCGGTCAACCTCTCCGCCCGTACGCTCACCGACCGGCACTTCCCGGCCCAGGTCCGCGAGCTGCTGACCGAGTACGACGTGCCGCCGCACCAGCTCACCTTCGAGATCAAGGAAACCGGCGTGCTGGACGGCGCGGACCGGCCGATCCCGACCCTCCGGCGGCTACGTGACCTCGGGGTACGGCTCTCGGTGGACGACTTCGGCACCGGTTACTTCTCGCTGGCGTACCTGCGGCGGCTGCCCGTGCACGAGGTGAAGGTGGACCGCTCCTTCGTGCAGGGCATGGCGACCGATCCGGGTGACCTGGCGATCGTCAACGCGGTGGTCACGCTCTCCCAGCAGTTCGGGTTGGCGGTGGTCGCCGAGGGGGTGGAGAGCGAGCTGACCCTGGAGCTGCTGGAGGACATCGGCTGCGACATCGGCCAGGGTTTCCTGTTCAGCCGTCCGCTGCCGTACGAGCGGCTGGAGGCGTGGTTCGGGGCCCAGACGGAGGTCGAGGCGTTGCCCAGCGCGGACGTCCGTCGCCTGCGTGTGGTGCCCTGACCTGCCGTGACGGACGCCCCGGCGGATACCGGGGGATCCGATTTCACTCCCGGGGAACGGCCGTGTACTGTTACCCCTGCGCGGCACCCCGCAGGGGTGATCGGGTAGGCCCCCTTAGCTCAGTCGGCAGAGCGTCTCCATGGTAAGGAGAAGGTCTACGGTTCGATTCCGTAAGGGGGCTCAGAGGGTCCGGCTGGGCCCACCCGCGGCGGTGTAGCTCAGATGGCAGAGCAAGCGGCTCATAATCGCTGTGTCGCCGGTTCAAGTCCGGCCACCGCTACTCTCGTCCTCCGGGCACCTCCCGGTGGTCGGTGGAACGGGCGCCATTGGCGCCCACTTTGCATGTCCGCGTAGTCAGCGCGTAGGCTGCTACGCCGTAGTTGATCCTAGCGAGGAAGGCACTCCGCCGTGGCGAAGGCGACCGATGTCCGGCCGAAGATCACTTTGGCGTGTGTGGAGTGCAAGGAGCGCAACTACATCACGCGAAAGAACCGCCGTAACGACCCGGACCGCATCGAGCTGAAGAAGTTCTGCCCCCGGGACGGCAAGCACACCGTCCACCGCGAGACCCGCTGACCCACGGCCGGCGCTCGGCCGGCCCGGTTCCGCACAGTTCGCGTACGCCGATCCGGCGCGCAGGGCGCGGCATGTCCGCCACCTCAGCGCGTACCGGATCGGCGTTTTCGCGTACGTGTAGGTTCTCGGCATGCCACTGGACCCGTCCTTCGTCGGCCGGACCTATCCGCCGACCGCCCCCTACCAGGTGGGCCGAGAGAAGATCCGTGAGTTCGCCACCGCGATCGGGGCCACCGACCCGGCCCACCACGACCCGGAGGCCGCCCGCAAGCTCGGGTACGCCGACGTGGTCGCCCCGCCCACCTTCCCGGTGCTGATCACGATGGCGGCGAGCCGTCAGGTCGTCGAGGACCCCGACCTGACGGTGGACTACAGCCGGGTGGTCCACGGCGACCAGCGGTTCGCCTACGTCCGTCCGGTGGTCGCCGGGGACGAGCTGGTCTGCGCGAACGTGATCGAGGAGGCCAACACCCGTCGTGGGCTGGGCTTCCTGACCACCCGCACCGACGTCACCACGGTCGCCGGCGAGCCGGTGGTCACCGTCTGGTCGAAGCTCGTCGTACGCGGGGAGGAGTGAGATGACCGAGTTGGACCTGCCCACCAGGACGTACCGGATCACCCGGGCCGACCTGGTCCGCTACGCCGGCGCCTCCGGTGACTTCAACCCGATCCACTGGAACGACCGGTTCGCCACCGCGGTGGGCCTGCCCGGGGTGATCGCGCACGGCATGTTCACCATGGCGCTGGTCGGCCGGGCGGTCACCGAGTGGGCCGGCGCCCCGGACGCGGTGGTCGACTACAGCGTCCGGTTCGCCCGCCCGGTGGTGGTGCCGGACGACGACGAGGGCGCCGAGGTGGTGGTCGACGCGAAGGTGCGGGAGATCACCGAGGACGGGCTGACCAGGCTGGACCTGACCGCCACCTGCGGCGGGGAGAAGGTGCTCGCCCAGGCGCGGGCGACCGTCCGGATACCCCGCTGACCTGCGGCGGGACGCTGCCGGGGCGCGGTTTCGACGAGGATCGCGACCTGTTGGGGGCAGACCGGTTGGGAAACTGGGGCAGGTACCCGTACACTGGTCCGCCGTGGGGCAAGTGACCCCTGTACCGATCTGCGTGTCGGTGCGGGGCGAGCGTCGCCGCACAGGGGTGTAGCTCAATTGGCAGAGCAGCGGTCTCCAAAACCGCAGGCTGCAGGTTCAAGTCCTGTCACCCCTGCGCCTCAGGCCTGACCGTTCCCGTGGGTCGCGCCGCCGCACCGGCGGCGTTCGGCCCGTGGTGGTGGCATCAGCGGGGTGGCTCCGAGGCATCGGGCCCCTCCCGGCTGGTCCCGCCGGCCGCGGCCCGTCGCGGGACGGTTGGTCCGGCCGGCGTGACCAGCGCCGCGTACGCCACCAGGCGTACGAACCGACATCCCGCGACGGAGGGCGAAGTGGCCGACAACAAGCGGCGCGGCGAGGACGCCGGCGACGACCGTCTCGACGACGAGACCGTCGAGGGCGTGGCCGACGACGACGCCACGGACGCCACCGACGCGGACGAGCCGGTCTCCCGGGGTGGCACCGCGACCAAGTCGCGGGCCAAGGCGGAGTCCGCCGACAGCAAGCCGAAGACCAAGTCGGACGACAAGGTCGGACTGTTCGGGCGCGTCGCGCGGTTCTTCCGCGAGGTCGTGGCCGAGCTGCGTAAGGTCATCTGGCCGACCCGCAAGGAGCTGCTGACCTACACCGCGGTGGTGGTCGCGTTCGTGACGGTGGTCACCGCGCTCGTCGTCGGATTCGACTTCGTGTTCGCCAAGGGCGCGCTGCTGGTCTTCGGCGGATCCAGCTGACCAAGCGATACAGACGGAAGTGAGCGAGCGTGCCTGATTACGACGAGACCGCCGGATCCGCGGACGAGCAGTCCTCGGTGGTGACGGCGGCGGGTGACGAGTCGGTCGAGGCCGCCAGCGAGTCGGAGTTCCCGCTGACCGAGCCGGCCCCGGAGGAAGAGTTCGACCCGGTGGCCGAGCTGCGGCAGAAGCTGCGCTACGCGCCGGGCGACTGGTACGTGGTGCACTCCTACGCGGGCTACGAGAACAAGGTCAAGACCAATCTCGAGACCCGGATCACGTCCCTCGACATGGAGGACTACATCTACCAGGTCGAGGTGCCGACCCGGGAAGAGGTCGAGGTCAAGAACGGCAAGCGGTCGCAGGTCCAGGCCAAGGTCTTCCCCGGCTACATCCTGGTCCGGATGGAGCTGACCGCCGAGTCGTACTCCTGCGTGCGTAACACCCCCGGGGTCACCGGTTTCGTCGGGGCGACCGACCGGGCCGACCGGCCGGCGCCGCTCTCCCTCGACGAGGTGCTGAAGTGGCTGGCCCCGGCGGTGGAGACCGAGCAGAAGAAGGCGAAGCCCGAGGTGCGGGTCCTCGACTTCGAGGTCGGTGACTCGGTCACCGTCACCGACGGCGCGTTCGCCTCGCTGCCGGCGACGATCAGCGAGATCAACGCCGACCAGCAGAAGCTCAAGGTGCTGGTCTCCATCTTCGGTCGGGAGACCCCGGTGGAGCTGAACTTCAACCAGGTCGCCAAGATCTGACGCGCCGACGCGGGGCGGTGGGCCGGTCCCGCCGCCCCGCGTCGCGTTCCACGTTTCGCCGCAGCCCGCGGCCCCGGGAAGAGCGGGCCGCGGGCTGCGCTACCCTAGAACGTCGCCCCCGCCCTGTCGTGCTGACCGTGTGCGACCGCGCGGGTGACGCGAGACCCACTTTTCCCGCTTCACGTCCCAGGAAGAGACATGCCTCCGAAGAAGAAGCTCGTCAAGACGTTCACGCTTCAGCTCCCGGCGGGCCAGGCCACTCCGGCGCCGCCGGTCGGCCCCGCGCTCGGTCAGCACGGCGTCAACATCATGGAGTTCTGCAAGTCGTACAACGCGCAGACCGAGTCGCAGCGGGGCGACATCGTCCCCGCCCAGATCAGCGTGTACGAGGACCGGACCTTCACCTTCGTGCTGAAGACCCCGCCCGCCGCCCGCCTGCTGATCAAGGCCGCCGGTGTGCAGAAGGGTTCCGGCGTCCCGCAGAAGGACAAGGTCGGCTCGGTCACCCGCGCCCAGCTCCGCGAGATCGCCGAGAAGAAGATGGCCGACCTGAACGCCAACGACCTGGACCACGCCGAGCGGATCATCGCCGGCACCGCCCGGTCGATGGGCATCACCGTCAACGACTGACGTCGGTCACCACCGCACCAAGATCCATTTCGTGGGAGGGCGCGTGACGCGCGACGCCCGCCAGAGACCACAGGAGTAGTCAGAACATGCAGCGCAGCAAGAGCTACCGCAAGGCCGCCGACGTCGTCGACCGGTCGAAGCTCTACACCCCGGCCGAGGCGGTCAAGCTCGCCAAGGAGACCACCAACGTCAAGTTCGACGCCACGGTCGAGGTCGCCATGCGCCTCGGCGTCGACCCCCGTAAGGCGGACCAGATGGTCCGCGGCACGGTCAACCTGCCGCACGGCACCGGTAAGACCGCCCGCGTGATCGTCTTCGCCGCCGGCGCCAAGGCCGAGGAGGCCGCCGGCGCGGGCGCCGACGAGGTGGGCACCGACGAGTTGGTCGCCCGGATCCAGGAGGGCTGGCTCGACTTCGACGCGGCCATCGCCACTCCGGACCAGATGGCCAAGATCGGCCGGATCGCGCGGATCCTGGGCCCGCGCGGTCTGATGCCGAACCCGAAGACCGGCACGGTGACCATGGACGTCGCCAAGGCCGTCGCCGACATCAAGGGCGGCAAGATCGCCTTCCGGGTGGACAAGCACTCCAACCTCCACCTGATCATCGGCAAGGCGTCCTTCTCGGAGACGCAGCTCATCGACAACTACGCCGCCGTCCTGGACGAGGTGCTGCGGGTCAAGCCGTCCGCGGCGAAGGGCACCTACCTCAAGAAGGTCACCCTCACCACCACGATGGGCCCGGGCGTCCCGGTCGACCCGAAGCTGGTGAAGAACCTGCAGGAGGCCTCGGCCGAGGGCTGAGCAGCGGCAACACCGCCTCGGGGCGTCGTCACGTCGGTGACGGCGCCCCGAGCCGTTTCCCGCCACCCGCCCTCTCCGGGCGCGGCGCTCGACGTTCTCCCCCGATGTAGGGGCGTCCGCACGACGGATGGCCCCCATATCCGGGATGTGGCACGCGGCGCGGGGACGGGGACGGGGCGCGGGGGAGGAGTGGGCGGGGTCACCGGGGGGTGATTTGGTGGGCCGGGTGGCTGTCGCGTACTCTTCGGGTGTCATCCGTGCTGTCATGGATGAGGTACCACCCAGAGACCGCTGGTCACCGTGCTTCGGCACGGTCGAAGGTCCCGCGTACGACGGGCGACCCGCGCAGGGCGGCACAGCGAAACACCGGCTCGTGGCACGTGGTCCGCCGACCGCGTCGCCGTCCGGCTGGCCCTCGCCCCGTGCGCCCCGCGCCGGGGCTTTTCTCGTTACCCGCGTTTCCTCCGCCACCATCGACGCCTCCCGGCTTCGCTGGTGACCAGCCTGGCGCAACGAGAGAGGAGGGACATGGCGGACAAGCCGATCCGGGCCGACAAGGCCACGGCCGTCGCCGAGCTGACCGACCAGTTCCGTGGCGCGGGCGCCACCGTGCTGACCGAGTACCGCGGTCTGACGGTCGCCCAGCTCACCCAGCTGCGACGCGCGCTGGGCCGGGAGACCACCTACATGGTCGCCAAGAACACGCTGGCCAAGCGTGCGGCGACGGACGCCGGCATCGCCGGCCTCGATGAGCTGTTCACCGGTCCTACCGCGCTGACTTTCGTTTCGGGCGACGTCGTCGAGGCGGCGAAGGGGCTTCGCGACTTCGCGAAGGCCAACCCGAAGCTCGTCATCAAGGGCGGTGTCTTCGAGGGCAGGGCCATCTCCGCGGCCGAGGTCACGAAGCTCGCCGATCTGGAGTCCCGTGAGGTGCTGCTGGCCAAGCTGGCCGGCGCGATGAAGGGCAACCTGAGCAAGGCCGCGGCCCTGTTCCAGGCCCCGCTCGCCAAGACCGCCCGTCTGGCAGCCGCTCTGCAGGACAAGCGCGAGCAGGAACAGCGCGAGAAGGAAGGCGCCGAGCAGGCCTGAGGCCTTCCGGCACCCCGGTTCGATCTTCCGTAGATTTAGGAAAGGACGCCAGACATGGCGAAGCTCAGCACCGACGAGCTGCTCGACGCGTTCAAGGAGATGACGCTGATCGAGCTCTCCGAGTTCGTGAAGCAGTTCGAGGAGACCTTCGAGGTCACCGCCGCCGCTCCGGTCGCCGTCGCCGGCCCGGCCGGCCCGGCCGGCCCGGCCGCCCCGGTCGAGGAGGAGAAGGACGAGTTCGACGTCGTCCTGGAGTCCGACGGCGGCAAGAAGATCCAGGTCATCAAGGTCGTGCGCGAGCTGACCGGCCTGGGCCTCAAGGAGGCCAAGGACGCCGTCGAGGCCGCTCCGAAGGCCATCCTGGAGAAGGTCAACAAGGAGACCGCGGACAAGGCCAAGGCCAAGCTCGAGGGTGAGGGCGCCAAGGTCACCCTCAAGTGACCTCAGGTGGGCCTCGCCGGTGCCCGGCTCGCGTGAGCTGAGGCACACCTCGCGGACCGACGGGCGGTGATCCTTCGATGGATCACCGCCCGTCGTGTTGGTGTCGGCGGCCCGTAGTGGCCGTGAGCAGGACTTTGATCTGTAGGGCCGGTGACGCTCCGGCATCGACCGGTCGCAGCCCGATGGGAAAGAGCTCTCCGGCGGGTGATCAGCCCTTGACGTGAGCCGGGCCGGGCAGGCACGCTGACACAGCAAGACCTTCCACGCTTGCGACGGCCCAGCCCCGGGTAAGGCCTGCGGCAGCACCATGCCCCAGCCCCCAGGGTGGTCCAGCGGGAGCGCCGCGTTCCGAGCGGCCCGGTCGACCCCGTTCGAGGGGTCCCGAGGCACGTTTCGCGGCGACCTGCGGGGTGGGCTGGACAGCGGTTAGCCGTTCGGCTACACTGCTAGTTTGCGCTGCCTTCCGATCTCGACCCCTGCGCGGAATGTCCGAATATGGGCGTTTCATGTGGGGTCATTGGAGTGCACGCGTACCAGCCGTTCTGCAGCACCGGTCCTCGGAAGGACGCATCTTGGCAGCTTCCCGCCCTGCGAAGACCAGTCGTACGTCGAGCGCTTTCGCTCCCCGCCGTGTCTCATTCGGCAGGATCACCGAACATCTCGAGGTCCCCAACCTCCTCGCCATCCAGAACGAGTCCTTCGACTGGCTGGTCGGCAACGAGGCTTGGCAGGGCCGGTCGGCTGACGACCCGCACGCACGCTCGGGCCTCGCGGAGATTCTCGACGAGATCAGTCCCATTGAGGACTTTTCCGGCACGATGTCACTGTCCTTCTCCGCTCCGCGCTTCGACGAGGTCAAGGCCTCGATCGAGGAGTGCAAGGAGAAGGACCTGACCTACTGCGCGCCACTGTTCGTGACCGCGGAGTTCACCAACAACACCACCGGCGAGATCAAGAGCCAGACGGTGTTCATGGGTGACTTCCCGATGATGACGCCGAAGGGCACGTTCATCATCAACGGCACCGAGCGCGTCGTGGTCAGCCAGCTCGTCCGCTCGCCGGGCGTCTACTTCGACAAGCAGCCGGACAAGACCTCCGACCGCGACCTCTCCAGCGTCAAGGTCATCCCGAGCCGGGGTGCCTGGCTGGAGTTCGACATCGACAAGCGCGACACCGTCGGTGTCCGTATCGACCGTAAGCGCCGGCAGGCCGTCACCGTCCTGCTGAAGGCGATCGGGTGGTCGGCCGAGCAGATCCGCGAGCGGTTCGGCTGGTCCGAGTTGATGATGACCACCCTGGAGAAGGACCACATCGCCGGCCAGGACGAGGCGTTGCTCGACATCTACCGGAAGCTCCGCCCTGGCGAGCCGCCGACCCGCGAGAACGCCCAGACCCTGCTCGACAACCTCTTCTTCAACCCGAAGCGGTACGACGTCGCCAAGGTCGGTCGGTACAAGTTCAACAAGAAGCTCGAAGTCCAGGTGCCGATCACCACCGGCACGCTGACCGAGGACGACATCGTCGCCACCGTCGAGTACCTCTGCCGGCTGCACGCCGGTGAGGAGGGCTACGAGGCCGACGACATCGACCACTTCGGCAACCGGCGGCTGCGTACCGTGGGCGAGCTGATCCAGAACCAGGTCCGGGTGGGTCTCTCCCGGATGGAGCGGGTCGTCCGCGAGCGGATGACCACCCAGGACGTCGAGGCGATCACGCCGCAGACCCTGATCAACATCCGCCCGGTGGTGGCGGCGATCAAGGAGTTCTTCGGCACCTCGCAGCTCTCCCAGTTCATGGACCAGACCAACCCGCTGGCGGGCCTGACCCACCGGCGACGGCTGAGCGCGCTCGGCCCGGGTGGTCTGTCCCGGGAGCGGGCCGGCTTCGAGGTCCGTGACGTGCACCCGTCCCACTACGGCCGGATGTGCCCGATCGAGACGCCGGAAGGCCCGAACATCGGCCTGATCGGCGCGCTGTCCACGTTCGCCCGGGTCAACCCGTTCGGCTTCATCGAGACGCCGTACCGGAAGGTCGTCGACGGTCGGGTCACCGACCAGATCGACTACCTGACCGCGGACGAGGAGGACCGGTTCGTCAAGGCGCAGGCCAACGCGCCGCTGCTGGCCGACGGCAGCTTCGCCGAGGACCGCGTCCTGGTCCGTCGTAAGGGCGGCGAGACCGAGGACGTCGCGCCGTCGGCCGTCGACTACATGGACGTCTCGCCGCGGCAGATGACCTCGGTCGCGACCGCGATGATCCCGTTCCTGGAGCACGACGACGCCAACCGGGCCCTGATGGGCGCGAACATGCAGCGTCAGGCCGTACCGCTGGTCAAGGCGGAGTCGCCGCTGGTCGGCACCGGCATGGAGTACCGTGCCGCGGTCGACGCCGGTGACGTCGTGGTGGCCGAGGTCGGCGGCGTGATCGAGGATCTCTGCGCCGACTACATCACCATCCACCAGGACGACGGCCACCGCCGCACCTACCTGCTGCACAAGTTCCGTCGCTCCAACGCCGGCTCCTGCGTCAACCAGAAGCCCGTGGTCTTCGAGGGCGACCGGGTCGAGGCCGGTCAGGTCATCGCCGACGGTCCGTGCACCGACGAGGGCGAGATGGCGCTCGGGCGCAACCTGCTCGTGGCCTTCATGACCTGGGAGGGGCACAACTACGAGGACGCGATCATCCTGTCGCAGCGCCTCGTGCAGCAGGACGTGCTCACGTCGATCCACATCGAGGAGCACGAGGTCGACGCCCGGGACACCAAGCTCGGCCCGGAGGAGATCACCCGCGACATCCCGAACGTCAGCGAGGAGATGCTCGCCGACCTCGACGAGCGCGGCATCATCCGGATCGGCGCCGAGGTCGTCCCCGGCGACATCCTGGTCGGCAAGGTCACCCCGAAGGGCGAGACCGAGCTGACCCCGGAGGAGCGGCTGCTCCGCGCGATCTTCGGCGAGAAGGCGCGTGAGGTCCGGGACACCTCGCTGAAGGTGCCGCACGGCGAGACCGGCACGGTCATCGGCGTCCGGACCTTCTCCCGCGAGGACGGCGACGAGCTGCCGCCGGGCGTCAACGAGCTGGTCCGGGTCTACGTCGCCCAGAAGCGGAAGATCCAGGACGGTGACAAGCTCGCCGGCCGGCACGGCAACAAGGGCGTCATCTCCAAGATCCTGCCGGTCGAGGACATGCCGTTCCTGGAGGACGGCACGCCCGTCGACATCGTGCTCAACCCGCTCGGCGTGCCGGGCCGGATGAACATCGGCCAGGTGCTGGAGACCCACCTCGGTTGGGTCGCCAAGACCGGTTGGCAGGTCGACGGCGACGACATCGAGTGGAAGCGGGCGCTGCGCTCGATCGACGCCGCCGAGGCCGAGCCGGACACGAACGTGGCCACGCCGGTCTTCGACGGCGCCCGGGAGGAGGAGATCTCCGGTCTGCTCGCGTCGACCCTGCCCAACCGGGACGGCAAGCAGCTGATCGGCTCCTCGGGCAAGGCGCAGTTGTTCGACGGTCGGTCCGGTGAGCCGCTGCCGGACCCGATCGCGGTCGGCTACATCTACATCCTCAAGCTGAACCACCTGGTCGACGACAAGATCCACGCGCGGTCGACCGGCCCGTACTCGATGATCACGCAGCAGCCGCTGGGTGGTAAGGCGCAGTTCGGTGGCCAGCGGTTCGGCGAGATGGAGTGCTGGGCCATGCAGGCCTACGGCGCGGCGTACGCGTTGCAGGAGCTGCTGACCATCAAGTCCGACGACGTCCTGGGCCGGGTGAAGGTCTACGAGGCGATCGTCAAGGGCGAGAACATCCCCGAACCGGGCATTCCCGAGTCGTTCAAGGTGTTGCTCAAGGAGCTCCAGTCACTCTGTCTCAACGTCGAGGTGCTCTCGTCCGACGGCGTGGCCCTGGAGATGCGTGAGACCGACGACGAGGTGTTCCGGGCGGCGGAGGAACTCGGCATCGACCTCTCCCGCCGGCCCAACGAGGGTGTGAGCAGCGTCGACGAAGTCTGATCGGGCCGGGCGCGGCGGCCCCGCCCGGCCGCCGCGCCCGATCCGCCGAACCATCAACCGAGCTGACTTGATGTGAGGGATAACCAAGTGCTCGACGTCAACTTCTTCGACGAGCTGCGCATCGGTCTCGCCACCGCCGACGACATCCGTCAGTGGTCCCACGGCGAGGTCAAGAAGCCTGAGACGATCAACTACCGCACCCTGAAGCCGGAGAAGGACGGGCTCTTCTGCGAGAAGATCTTCGGTCCGCAGCGGGACTGGGAGTGCTACTGCGGTAAGTACAAGCGGGTCCGCTTCAAGGGCATCATC
The sequence above is a segment of the Micromonospora sp. WMMD882 genome. Coding sequences within it:
- a CDS encoding bifunctional diguanylate cyclase/phosphodiesterase, which translates into the protein MPSVRPSSRRSTDQAWLITGPLALFAVVCSVALALISPPLPRNLALAAALLVIMLAAGSQRLHFVIRRQGLTVNVTEIPLVLAFFWLRPLTVVVIAVVAVLILQVRSRISPTKLWFNVAKAGASASLAGLVLTALPPLEEISSPGTWLTLFGVVSVNTLAGLAAVSGVISLVHGWPAGWEVIRTGGPQLLSSAVNVIVGLVVLIAIETNWWALVLIAVLAVALVVVYRSYAQFFRQHRTLGDMYELTRAMTASGQDGTLIDVLLGRIRKLMQAEYAVLWLPAQGRHSEVMLTARVDSSGLLDVAPTPAVVREEARRLRRTLAWGVRLDGGERLQAVLRNSGVKDVIAVPLRSGQAVIGTLEVVNRLSDLGHFTADDVPVFETVAAHAAVALENNRLVDRLRHDAYHDGLTKLPNRRRITEALGEAVRIRAPGEVVAVLLFDVDDLRQVNESLGHAAGDSVLTEVAARLRASAPAAALVGRLGGDEFLVTLRVESADAALELAAGLREQIRDEMVFEALTLDVNTAVGVAVYPDHGADPTTLLQRVDLAATAAKSVPGSVQLFNPALESRSLRRLGIAGDLRRALDSGEVEVYFQPKVTLRDRRLVGVECLARWEHPAHGTVMPEDFVAVAEHTGQLGRLTELVLREGLRRSRDWAHADQPLSVAVNLSARTLTDRHFPAQVRELLTEYDVPPHQLTFEIKETGVLDGADRPIPTLRRLRDLGVRLSVDDFGTGYFSLAYLRRLPVHEVKVDRSFVQGMATDPGDLAIVNAVVTLSQQFGLAVVAEGVESELTLELLEDIGCDIGQGFLFSRPLPYERLEAWFGAQTEVEALPSADVRRLRVVP
- the rplA gene encoding 50S ribosomal protein L1, whose amino-acid sequence is MQRSKSYRKAADVVDRSKLYTPAEAVKLAKETTNVKFDATVEVAMRLGVDPRKADQMVRGTVNLPHGTGKTARVIVFAAGAKAEEAAGAGADEVGTDELVARIQEGWLDFDAAIATPDQMAKIGRIARILGPRGLMPNPKTGTVTMDVAKAVADIKGGKIAFRVDKHSNLHLIIGKASFSETQLIDNYAAVLDEVLRVKPSAAKGTYLKKVTLTTTMGPGVPVDPKLVKNLQEASAEG
- the rplJ gene encoding 50S ribosomal protein L10; amino-acid sequence: MADKPIRADKATAVAELTDQFRGAGATVLTEYRGLTVAQLTQLRRALGRETTYMVAKNTLAKRAATDAGIAGLDELFTGPTALTFVSGDVVEAAKGLRDFAKANPKLVIKGGVFEGRAISAAEVTKLADLESREVLLAKLAGAMKGNLSKAAALFQAPLAKTARLAAALQDKREQEQREKEGAEQA
- a CDS encoding MaoC family dehydratase — protein: MDLPTRTYRITRADLVRYAGASGDFNPIHWNDRFATAVGLPGVIAHGMFTMALVGRAVTEWAGAPDAVVDYSVRFARPVVVPDDDEGAEVVVDAKVREITEDGLTRLDLTATCGGEKVLAQARATVRIPR
- the secE gene encoding preprotein translocase subunit SecE, with amino-acid sequence MADNKRRGEDAGDDRLDDETVEGVADDDATDATDADEPVSRGGTATKSRAKAESADSKPKTKSDDKVGLFGRVARFFREVVAELRKVIWPTRKELLTYTAVVVAFVTVVTALVVGFDFVFAKGALLVFGGSS
- a CDS encoding MaoC family dehydratase N-terminal domain-containing protein; the encoded protein is MPLDPSFVGRTYPPTAPYQVGREKIREFATAIGATDPAHHDPEAARKLGYADVVAPPTFPVLITMAASRQVVEDPDLTVDYSRVVHGDQRFAYVRPVVAGDELVCANVIEEANTRRGLGFLTTRTDVTTVAGEPVVTVWSKLVVRGEE
- the nusG gene encoding transcription termination/antitermination protein NusG produces the protein MPDYDETAGSADEQSSVVTAAGDESVEAASESEFPLTEPAPEEEFDPVAELRQKLRYAPGDWYVVHSYAGYENKVKTNLETRITSLDMEDYIYQVEVPTREEVEVKNGKRSQVQAKVFPGYILVRMELTAESYSCVRNTPGVTGFVGATDRADRPAPLSLDEVLKWLAPAVETEQKKAKPEVRVLDFEVGDSVTVTDGAFASLPATISEINADQQKLKVLVSIFGRETPVELNFNQVAKI
- the rpmG gene encoding 50S ribosomal protein L33, with protein sequence MAKATDVRPKITLACVECKERNYITRKNRRNDPDRIELKKFCPRDGKHTVHRETR
- the rplK gene encoding 50S ribosomal protein L11, whose product is MPPKKKLVKTFTLQLPAGQATPAPPVGPALGQHGVNIMEFCKSYNAQTESQRGDIVPAQISVYEDRTFTFVLKTPPAARLLIKAAGVQKGSGVPQKDKVGSVTRAQLREIAEKKMADLNANDLDHAERIIAGTARSMGITVND
- the rplL gene encoding 50S ribosomal protein L7/L12; this encodes MAKLSTDELLDAFKEMTLIELSEFVKQFEETFEVTAAAPVAVAGPAGPAGPAAPVEEEKDEFDVVLESDGGKKIQVIKVVRELTGLGLKEAKDAVEAAPKAILEKVNKETADKAKAKLEGEGAKVTLK